The following are from one region of the Algiphilus sp. genome:
- a CDS encoding NAD(P)/FAD-dependent oxidoreductase, which produces MTGNPPIGSHWARNGGQPRIAVIGAGMSGIGAVIKLEKAGYTDVTVFEKTGEIGGTWRENRYPGLSCDVPSYFYQYTFAPNPDWSHRFSYGPEIQAYLKRTAERFGVMPRIRFNAPVTELRYEAPRWHLRAGDGEAEVFDIVIAATGVLHHPSVPDFPGLDDFRGTAFHTARWPENLDLTGKKVGIIGTGSTSAQIVGAITDQVARVSLFQRTAQWIHPLPQKRYGERWKGLLRRIPALNRAAYRGVSFTIDQTFVRATLGSPVMLRYLAWMCRRNLRRNVPDPELRAKLTPDYRAGCKRMIFCSTFYPAISKDNAELVTAGIDRIEADGVRTADGTLHELDVLVLATGFKASNFILPTRVIGENGVELGSQWDGIPRAHRATTMPGFPNFWMLEGPTGPVGNISLFMISEQQIDNLILSLDEMRAREAVAMAPRQDAFERYNADMARAVRGTIWFTGGCNSWYLDRNGVPNIYPWAPRRFRREMQNPDFSEFRFMRDEAEAIAADRAAAVTA; this is translated from the coding sequence GAGAAGACCGGCGAGATCGGCGGCACCTGGCGCGAGAACCGCTATCCCGGCCTGTCGTGCGACGTGCCGTCGTACTTCTATCAGTACACCTTCGCCCCCAACCCGGACTGGTCGCACCGCTTCTCGTACGGCCCGGAGATCCAGGCGTACCTGAAGCGCACGGCCGAGCGGTTCGGCGTGATGCCGCGCATCCGCTTCAACGCACCGGTGACCGAGCTGCGCTACGAGGCGCCGCGCTGGCACCTGCGCGCCGGAGACGGCGAGGCCGAGGTCTTCGACATCGTCATTGCCGCCACCGGCGTGCTGCATCACCCGTCGGTGCCGGACTTCCCGGGGCTGGACGATTTCCGGGGAACGGCATTCCACACCGCACGCTGGCCCGAGAACCTCGACCTCACCGGCAAGAAGGTCGGCATCATCGGCACCGGCTCGACCTCGGCACAGATCGTCGGCGCCATCACCGACCAGGTGGCGCGCGTGAGCCTGTTCCAGCGCACCGCGCAGTGGATCCATCCGCTGCCGCAGAAGCGCTACGGGGAACGCTGGAAGGGGCTGCTCAGGCGCATTCCGGCGCTCAACAGGGCGGCCTATCGCGGCGTGTCCTTCACCATCGACCAGACCTTCGTGCGCGCCACGCTGGGCAGCCCGGTGATGCTGCGCTACCTGGCATGGATGTGCCGGCGCAACCTGCGCAGGAACGTGCCGGACCCCGAGCTGCGCGCGAAGCTGACCCCCGACTACCGGGCCGGCTGCAAGCGCATGATCTTCTGCTCGACCTTCTATCCGGCGATATCGAAGGACAACGCCGAGCTGGTGACCGCCGGCATCGACCGCATCGAGGCCGACGGCGTGCGCACCGCCGACGGCACGCTGCACGAGCTGGACGTGCTGGTGCTCGCCACCGGCTTCAAGGCCAGCAACTTCATCCTGCCGACGCGCGTGATCGGCGAGAACGGCGTCGAGCTGGGCAGCCAGTGGGACGGCATCCCGCGCGCCCACCGCGCCACCACCATGCCCGGCTTCCCCAACTTCTGGATGCTGGAGGGACCGACCGGCCCGGTGGGCAACATCTCGCTGTTCATGATCAGCGAGCAGCAGATCGACAACCTCATCCTGAGCCTGGACGAGATGCGCGCCCGGGAAGCGGTGGCAATGGCACCGCGACAGGATGCCTTCGAGCGCTACAACGCCGATATGGCCCGAGCCGTGCGCGGCACCATCTGGTTCACCGGCGGCTGCAACAGCTGGTACCTCGATCGCAACGGCGTGCCCAACATCTATCCCTGGGCGCCGCGCCGCTTCCGCCGCGAAATGCAGAACCCCGACTTCAGCGAGTTCCGCTTCATGCGCGACGAGGCCGAGGCGATCGCCGCCGATCGCGCCGCCGCCGTCACGGCCTGA